A region from the Acidiferrobacter sp. SPIII_3 genome encodes:
- a CDS encoding helix-turn-helix domain-containing protein: protein MDIEGPANGEAPVNPGARLRAARERAGWSVEQVAQRLRLSPSQIVALESGRREDLPPAAYVRGYLRSYAQLLGLDPQEFAKARASDEGGPPPLPAAHAPVPPPRMRLGPVLYGLFLVAVVAGVVVWHTHEHRHAVAPVPSQTAAPVTGVLPPRLTSLTAMRNRSGELRTFPLGAAGGGRPSRPPAVPRTPHPRPRPAPARIPPAILAQAAIHPRVPAPLAAPARRASAPVAVRRGPVALAHRRVAPRRPSVSAGISRSIAVPSPGGLVSLPQGHHYVGLRISAGDAPVRVSVRDARGVRLMAGRIAVGHAVTLMGRAPFRLTLSRSRGVAVTVGGHVITLPRAHQGRNLRVTVDP from the coding sequence GTGGACATTGAGGGCCCGGCGAACGGTGAGGCCCCGGTCAATCCCGGGGCGCGACTGCGCGCGGCGCGCGAGCGCGCGGGGTGGTCGGTGGAGCAGGTCGCGCAACGCCTGCGGCTGTCGCCAAGCCAGATCGTGGCCCTCGAAAGCGGTCGGCGCGAGGACCTGCCGCCGGCGGCCTATGTCCGCGGCTATCTGCGCAGCTATGCCCAGCTGCTCGGACTCGACCCACAGGAATTCGCCAAGGCGCGCGCATCGGACGAAGGGGGGCCGCCGCCGCTGCCGGCGGCGCATGCGCCGGTCCCGCCCCCCCGAATGCGGCTTGGGCCCGTCCTTTACGGACTGTTTCTGGTGGCGGTCGTGGCCGGGGTCGTGGTCTGGCATACGCATGAACACAGGCACGCTGTCGCGCCGGTGCCCTCGCAGACGGCGGCGCCCGTGACCGGCGTGCTGCCGCCGCGGCTGACAAGCCTCACCGCGATGCGTAACCGCAGCGGCGAGCTGCGCACTTTCCCCCTGGGCGCGGCTGGCGGCGGCCGGCCTTCGCGGCCCCCGGCGGTACCCCGGACGCCGCATCCGCGCCCGAGGCCGGCTCCCGCGCGGATACCGCCCGCGATACTCGCCCAGGCCGCCATCCATCCTCGTGTGCCGGCGCCTTTGGCGGCGCCGGCACGGCGCGCGTCGGCCCCGGTCGCCGTCCGCAGGGGGCCGGTCGCCCTCGCTCATCGGCGGGTGGCCCCCAGACGGCCGTCTGTGTCCGCGGGCATCTCTCGGTCAATTGCTGTACCGAGCCCCGGAGGATTGGTAAGCTTGCCGCAGGGACATCATTATGTCGGGCTGCGGATCAGTGCCGGCGATGCCCCGGTACGGGTTTCGGTGCGTGATGCGCGCGGTGTACGGCTGATGGCGGGCCGCATAGCGGTCGGTCACGCAGTCACCCTCATGGGGCGTGCCCCGTTCCGGCTGACCTTGAGCCGCAGCCGAGGAGTGGCGGTCACCGTCGGCGGCCACGTGATCACCTTGCCAAGGGCGCACCAGGGACGGAATTTGCGGGTCACAGTCGACCCTTAA
- the pilW gene encoding type IV pilus biogenesis/stability protein PilW — MAVLAGCASAPRLSPQTHKLVQLRTALGVGYMRQGQLGLARNELAHALALDPTDGAANNAMALVEERLREPVKARRYFRRGLAHHPHDGSLQNNYGAFLCGTGHVAEGLKHFQAALHSPLYPTPQLADLNMAVCLLKVPNEKAAIHYFHRAQALAPELAAPYYYLARIRYDHREYARAKGDLAQYLARARSAHALFLGVRIGRALKDARFIHYCATRLLEGYRHSREAQTVVQWQREGRLSGH, encoded by the coding sequence ATGGCGGTCCTGGCGGGATGCGCGAGCGCCCCGCGGCTTTCGCCCCAAACCCACAAGCTCGTGCAGTTGCGTACCGCGCTTGGGGTCGGCTACATGCGTCAGGGGCAATTGGGGCTTGCGCGCAACGAACTCGCGCATGCCTTAGCCCTGGACCCCACCGATGGCGCGGCCAACAACGCCATGGCGCTTGTCGAGGAGCGGCTGCGCGAGCCGGTCAAGGCACGGCGGTACTTTCGTCGCGGGCTCGCGCATCACCCGCACGACGGCAGCCTGCAGAACAATTATGGGGCGTTTTTGTGCGGGACCGGCCATGTGGCCGAGGGCCTCAAGCACTTTCAGGCGGCGCTGCACTCACCGCTTTATCCGACACCGCAGCTCGCCGATCTCAACATGGCCGTTTGCCTTCTGAAGGTCCCCAACGAGAAGGCCGCCATCCATTATTTCCATCGTGCCCAGGCGCTGGCCCCGGAACTGGCCGCTCCCTATTACTATCTGGCGCGTATTCGCTACGATCACCGGGAATATGCGCGGGCCAAGGGCGATCTTGCACAATATCTGGCGCGGGCACGCAGTGCGCACGCCCTGTTTCTCGGGGTTCGTATCGGGCGGGCCCTGAAGGACGCCAGGTTCATCCATTATTGCGCGACCCGCCTGCTCGAGGGCTATCGCCATAGCCGCGAGGCGCAAACGGTCGTACAGTGGCAGCGTGAGGGCCGGCTCAGTGGACATTGA
- the rlmN gene encoding 23S rRNA (adenine(2503)-C(2))-methyltransferase RlmN, with translation MTATQPVNLLGLDRAALEAHITAMGERAFRAQQILPWLHQRGVTDFAAMSNIGKALAARLAASAVVTIPEMASEHLSEDGTRKWVLRLADGNAIETVFIPEAERNTLCISSQVGCALDCAFCATAQQGFNRNLTAAEIVGQVWFAEHRLRGERGSPERVISNVVFMGMGEPLLNLKEVGPAIHILLDDLGYGLSRRRVTVSTAGVVPALDRLQEVAPVSLAVSLHAPDDALRDELVPLNKKYRIAELLTACRRYVANDARRRVTFEYAMLAGVNDSVAHARALAHLLRTVPAKVNLIPFNPFPGTSFERSPDAVIDRFRDILLAAGLVAVTRRTRGDSIRAACGQLAGVVKERTRRVVPIHAS, from the coding sequence CTGACCGCCACCCAGCCCGTCAATCTGCTCGGCCTCGATCGCGCGGCGCTCGAGGCGCACATCACGGCGATGGGAGAGCGCGCGTTCCGCGCCCAGCAGATCCTTCCGTGGTTGCACCAGCGCGGGGTCACCGATTTTGCGGCCATGAGCAATATCGGCAAGGCCCTGGCGGCGCGACTCGCCGCGTCCGCGGTGGTGACCATCCCGGAGATGGCGAGCGAACATCTCTCCGAGGATGGTACGCGCAAATGGGTCTTGCGTCTCGCCGATGGTAATGCCATCGAGACCGTATTCATTCCCGAGGCCGAGCGCAATACCTTGTGCATCTCCTCGCAAGTCGGTTGCGCGCTCGATTGCGCGTTCTGCGCGACCGCCCAGCAGGGATTCAACCGCAATCTCACCGCCGCCGAGATCGTGGGCCAGGTATGGTTTGCCGAGCACCGGCTGCGGGGTGAGCGCGGGAGCCCCGAGCGTGTGATCTCGAATGTCGTGTTCATGGGCATGGGCGAGCCCCTCCTGAATCTGAAAGAGGTCGGTCCGGCGATCCATATCCTGTTGGATGACTTGGGTTATGGATTGTCACGGCGGCGCGTGACGGTGAGCACGGCCGGTGTCGTACCGGCCCTCGATCGCCTCCAGGAGGTGGCGCCCGTGAGTCTCGCGGTGTCTTTGCATGCCCCGGATGATGCCCTGCGCGATGAGCTCGTGCCGCTGAACAAGAAGTACCGGATCGCGGAGCTGCTTACCGCCTGCCGGCGCTATGTGGCCAACGACGCGCGCCGGCGCGTGACCTTCGAGTACGCGATGCTCGCGGGGGTAAACGACAGCGTAGCGCATGCCCGGGCGCTGGCGCATCTCCTGCGAACGGTGCCCGCCAAGGTCAATCTCATCCCCTTCAACCCGTTCCCCGGGACGTCCTTCGAGCGATCGCCGGATGCGGTGATAGACCGCTTCCGCGACATCCTGCTTGCGGCGGGGCTCGTGGCCGTAACGCGCCGCACGCGCGGCGATAGCATACGCGCCGCCTGCGGGCAGCTCGCGGGTGTCGTGAAGGAGCGGACCCGGCGTGTCGTGCCCATCCATGCGTCCTAG
- the ndk gene encoding nucleoside-diphosphate kinase, translating to MAIERTLSIVKPDAVGKNAIGAIYDRFEKAGLRIVAARMMHLTRAQAEGFYAVHKGRPFFNDLVAFMSSGPVMIQVLEGENAVAKNREVMGATNPKAAAAGTIRADFAASIDENAVHGSDGPDTARAEISYFFADTDICPRTR from the coding sequence ATGGCCATTGAACGCACGCTCTCTATCGTGAAACCGGACGCCGTGGGCAAGAATGCCATCGGAGCCATCTATGACCGCTTCGAGAAGGCCGGGCTGCGCATCGTGGCGGCGCGCATGATGCATCTGACGCGGGCGCAGGCCGAGGGCTTTTATGCGGTGCATAAGGGCCGGCCGTTCTTCAATGACCTGGTGGCCTTCATGAGCTCGGGTCCGGTCATGATCCAGGTGCTCGAGGGCGAGAATGCGGTGGCCAAGAACCGCGAGGTCATGGGCGCGACCAACCCCAAGGCCGCGGCCGCCGGGACCATACGTGCGGATTTCGCGGCGAGCATCGATGAGAACGCCGTGCATGGGTCCGACGGTCCGGACACGGCGCGCGCCGAGATCAGCTATTTCTTCGCCGACACCGATATCTGTCCGCGCACCCGCTAG
- the iscX gene encoding Fe-S cluster assembly protein IscX translates to MGLKWSDAEEIAILLHERHPEIDPRYIRYTDLHRWVLDLDDFTDEAQRSGEKLLEAIQMAWIEEADSD, encoded by the coding sequence ATGGGCCTTAAGTGGAGCGATGCCGAAGAAATTGCCATCCTCTTGCACGAGCGGCATCCCGAAATCGACCCGCGCTACATCCGCTATACGGACCTGCATCGCTGGGTCCTCGACCTGGACGATTTCACGGACGAGGCCCAGCGCTCCGGGGAAAAGCTCCTCGAGGCGATCCAGATGGCGTGGATCGAGGAGGCCGACTCCGATTAG
- the fdx gene encoding ISC system 2Fe-2S type ferredoxin, producing MPRIRVLPHAEICPQGADIEGPEGMSICDALLRAGIPIEHACEKACACTTCHVLVREGYEALAPATDKEEDLLDKAWGLEPDSRLSCQARIPKETALVIEIPKYTINMVSEGH from the coding sequence ATGCCGCGGATCCGGGTTTTGCCGCATGCCGAGATCTGTCCGCAGGGGGCCGATATCGAAGGCCCGGAAGGCATGAGCATCTGCGATGCCTTGCTGCGCGCCGGGATCCCCATCGAACATGCCTGCGAGAAGGCCTGCGCGTGCACGACCTGCCATGTGCTCGTGCGTGAGGGTTATGAGGCGCTCGCCCCGGCCACCGATAAGGAGGAGGATCTGCTCGATAAGGCCTGGGGCCTTGAGCCGGATTCGCGTTTGAGCTGTCAGGCCAGAATCCCCAAGGAGACGGCGCTGGTCATCGAAATACCAAAATACACCATTAATATGGTGTCGGAAGGCCATTGA
- the hscA gene encoding Fe-S protein assembly chaperone HscA, which produces MALLQISEPGQSPTPHSRRFVAGIDLGTTNSLIATVRDGEVAVLADAAGEVLLPSVVRFHGDGRVTVGREAQDAEIADPLNTIASVKRLMGRGRGDIPESPYRLAAGTEGMVRIETVAGDKTPVEVSAHVLAALKARLEETLGGPLSGAVITVPAYFDEAQRQATKDAARLAGIEVLRLLNEPTAAAVAYGLDRNPEGLYCVYDLGGGTFDVSLLRLSQGVFEVLATGGDAALGGDDMDAAVVALWAARGARPGTPEERRRLLRLARSARERLTTETETVIEAQPIYSGRLTRADLDAAIDPLIERTLVACRRVLKDAGVKIADIGAVVLVGGATRTPRVRERVGALFRKTPLHDIDPDRVVAVGAARQADLLAGNAGAADMLLLDVIPLSLGIEIMGGLSEKIIPRNSPIPASRAQEFTTYKDGQGALAIHVVQGERDLVSDCRSLARFELRGIPPMVAGAARIRVTFQVDADGLLNVSARETISGVESAVTVKPSFGLSDAEIERMLKDSIASAESDAAARALREQQVEADRMIEAVAAAMAADPDLLAAGEREAITGHMAALKAARDGGDAQRIRETVTALDRASAGFAARRMDAGLERAMKGRSVTEFR; this is translated from the coding sequence ATGGCCCTGCTTCAGATCAGTGAGCCCGGGCAATCGCCGACCCCCCATTCGCGAAGGTTTGTCGCCGGGATCGATCTTGGCACCACGAACTCGCTCATCGCCACCGTGCGCGACGGCGAGGTGGCGGTCCTGGCCGATGCCGCGGGCGAGGTGCTGCTGCCCTCTGTGGTGCGATTCCATGGCGATGGACGCGTGACCGTCGGGCGCGAGGCGCAGGACGCCGAGATCGCCGATCCCCTGAACACCATCGCGTCCGTCAAGCGGCTCATGGGCCGCGGACGGGGCGACATTCCCGAGAGCCCTTATCGGCTGGCGGCCGGCACGGAAGGAATGGTGCGCATCGAGACCGTGGCCGGCGACAAGACGCCGGTGGAGGTCTCGGCGCATGTGCTTGCGGCCCTGAAGGCGCGCCTGGAGGAGACCCTCGGCGGTCCGCTTTCGGGGGCGGTCATCACGGTACCCGCCTATTTCGACGAGGCCCAGCGGCAGGCCACCAAGGACGCCGCGCGGCTTGCCGGCATCGAGGTCCTGCGGCTTTTGAATGAACCCACTGCGGCGGCCGTGGCCTACGGCCTCGACCGCAATCCCGAGGGGCTTTATTGTGTCTATGACCTCGGGGGCGGCACCTTCGACGTCTCGCTCTTGCGGCTCTCGCAGGGGGTGTTCGAGGTCCTGGCCACCGGCGGGGATGCGGCCCTCGGGGGCGATGACATGGATGCCGCGGTGGTGGCGTTGTGGGCGGCGCGCGGCGCGCGGCCGGGCACTCCGGAGGAGCGACGCCGGCTTTTGCGTCTCGCGCGTAGCGCCCGTGAGCGCCTGACCACCGAGACCGAGACCGTGATCGAAGCCCAACCGATCTACTCGGGACGATTGACGCGCGCCGATCTCGATGCCGCCATCGATCCCTTGATCGAGCGCACGCTCGTCGCCTGCCGCCGGGTATTGAAGGACGCGGGTGTCAAGATCGCCGACATCGGTGCCGTGGTGCTGGTGGGCGGCGCGACGCGCACACCTCGGGTTCGCGAGCGTGTCGGCGCACTGTTTCGCAAGACCCCCCTGCATGACATCGATCCCGACCGCGTGGTCGCGGTCGGGGCGGCGCGCCAGGCCGATCTCCTGGCCGGCAATGCCGGCGCCGCGGACATGCTGCTGCTCGATGTGATCCCGCTGTCGCTTGGTATCGAGATCATGGGGGGGCTTAGCGAAAAGATCATCCCCCGGAATTCGCCAATCCCGGCATCGCGCGCCCAGGAGTTCACGACCTACAAGGACGGGCAGGGGGCGCTTGCCATACATGTCGTCCAGGGCGAGCGCGATCTGGTGAGCGATTGCCGGTCGCTTGCGCGTTTCGAGTTGCGGGGCATCCCGCCCATGGTGGCGGGTGCCGCGCGCATCCGCGTGACCTTTCAGGTGGATGCCGACGGCCTGTTGAATGTCTCGGCGCGCGAGACCATCTCGGGTGTCGAAAGCGCGGTGACCGTCAAGCCTTCGTTCGGGTTATCGGATGCCGAGATCGAGCGCATGCTGAAGGATTCGATCGCGAGCGCCGAGTCGGACGCGGCGGCACGGGCGTTGCGCGAACAGCAGGTCGAGGCCGACCGCATGATCGAGGCGGTGGCGGCGGCCATGGCCGCCGACCCCGATCTTTTGGCGGCCGGGGAACGGGAGGCGATCACCGGGCACATGGCGGCCTTGAAGGCGGCCCGCGATGGGGGGGATGCGCAGCGGATACGCGAGACCGTCACCGCGCTCGATCGCGCGAGCGCGGGGTTCGCGGCGCGACGCATGGATGCCGGGCTCGAGCGGGCGATGAAGGGCCGGTCGGTCACGGAGTTTCGCTGA
- the hscB gene encoding Fe-S protein assembly co-chaperone HscB, whose product MVRNYFELFDLPARFDIDLGDLAARHRERIRIWHPDRYAQATSEERRRAVAMSADLNDGLKVLRDPVARARHLLALRGISTDEETDTVMDGDFLMEQMAWRERLEEGAGRVDEVAALADEVATSRKGKEARLAAALGRGDAADLDEARRLVRELQFLGRFLKELDDAVTEVP is encoded by the coding sequence ATGGTGCGTAATTATTTCGAGTTGTTCGACCTGCCGGCGCGATTCGACATCGATCTCGGTGATCTGGCCGCCCGCCACCGGGAGCGTATCCGTATCTGGCATCCGGATCGCTATGCTCAGGCTACGAGCGAGGAACGCAGGCGCGCGGTCGCGATGAGTGCCGACCTGAATGATGGTTTGAAGGTCCTGCGCGACCCGGTCGCCCGTGCCCGCCACTTGCTTGCGCTACGTGGGATTTCGACGGACGAGGAGACCGATACGGTCATGGACGGGGACTTTCTGATGGAACAGATGGCTTGGCGCGAACGCCTGGAAGAGGGGGCGGGGCGCGTAGACGAGGTCGCCGCGCTCGCCGACGAGGTGGCGACGAGTCGTAAGGGCAAGGAAGCGCGGCTTGCCGCCGCCTTGGGACGCGGGGATGCCGCCGACCTCGATGAGGCGCGGAGGCTCGTTCGCGAGCTGCAGTTCCTCGGGCGGTTCCTTAAGGAGCTCGATGACGCCGTAACCGAGGTCCCGTAG
- the iscA gene encoding iron-sulfur cluster assembly protein IscA gives MAVTLTENAARHVRRSLDKRGHGAGLRLGVRTSGCSGMAYVLEYADQAAPEDSVFESHGIKVLVDPKSLVYLDGTILDYTREGLNEGFRFQNPNQKETCGCGESFSV, from the coding sequence ATGGCGGTCACACTGACCGAAAATGCCGCGCGGCATGTGCGGCGCTCGTTGGATAAGCGTGGGCACGGCGCGGGGCTGCGTCTGGGCGTACGCACCAGCGGTTGCTCGGGCATGGCGTACGTTTTGGAGTACGCCGATCAGGCAGCCCCCGAGGACAGCGTCTTCGAGAGCCACGGGATCAAGGTGCTGGTGGACCCGAAGAGCCTTGTCTACCTCGATGGCACGATCCTCGATTATACCCGCGAAGGCTTGAACGAGGGGTTCCGTTTCCAGAACCCCAATCAGAAGGAGACGTGCGGCTGCGGCGAGAGCTTCAGCGTCTAG
- the iscU gene encoding Fe-S cluster assembly scaffold IscU has product MAYGSKVLDHYENPRNVGSFDKADPTIGTGMVGAPACGDVMRLQIRVNDQGVIEEARFKTYGCGSAIASSSLLTEWVKGKTLEEAGQIKNTDIAEELALPPVKIHCSVLAEDAIKAAIADYRKKTGKDENVNAA; this is encoded by the coding sequence ATGGCATACGGAAGCAAGGTATTGGATCACTATGAGAACCCGCGCAATGTCGGATCATTCGACAAGGCCGATCCTACGATAGGTACGGGTATGGTAGGGGCACCGGCATGCGGGGACGTGATGAGGCTCCAGATCCGCGTCAATGATCAGGGCGTGATCGAAGAGGCGCGCTTCAAGACCTATGGCTGCGGGAGCGCCATTGCCTCGAGTTCACTGCTCACCGAATGGGTCAAGGGCAAGACCCTGGAAGAGGCCGGGCAGATCAAGAACACCGACATCGCCGAGGAGTTGGCGCTGCCGCCGGTCAAGATTCATTGTTCGGTATTGGCGGAGGATGCCATCAAGGCGGCGATCGCCGACTATCGCAAAAAGACCGGCAAGGACGAGAACGTCAACGCAGCCTAG
- a CDS encoding IscS subfamily cysteine desulfurase, with amino-acid sequence MRKPIYLDYSATTPVDPRVAEVMCRYLTMEGDFGNPASRSHAFGWEAEKAVERARGEVAALIHADPKEIVWTSGATESDNLALKGVARFYQTKGRHIVTVKTEHKAILDTARQLEREGFEVTYLEPEPDGLLDLAKLEAALRKDTILVSVMHVNNEIGVIQDLAAISRIVKPRGILFHSDAAQSAGKIPIDVSALGVDLLSLSAHKVYGPKGIGALYVRRKPRVRLEAQMHGGGHERGMRSGTLATHQIVGMGEAFRLAREEMEAEATRLKRLRTRLLEGLSDIEEVYVNGDLERRIPGNLNISFNFVEGESLIMALKELAVSSGSACTSASLEPSYVLRALGRNDELAHSSIRFTMGRFTTEEDVEYTIRLLHDKIGRLRELSPLWEMYKDGVDLNSVQWAAH; translated from the coding sequence ATGAGAAAGCCGATCTATCTTGATTATTCGGCGACCACCCCGGTGGATCCGCGGGTGGCGGAGGTCATGTGTCGCTACCTGACCATGGAGGGCGACTTCGGGAATCCGGCGTCGCGCTCGCACGCATTCGGTTGGGAGGCGGAGAAGGCCGTGGAGCGCGCGCGCGGCGAGGTCGCGGCCTTGATCCACGCAGATCCCAAGGAGATCGTCTGGACCTCCGGGGCCACCGAGTCGGATAACCTGGCCCTGAAAGGTGTGGCGCGCTTCTACCAGACCAAGGGTCGTCATATCGTGACGGTCAAGACCGAACACAAGGCTATCCTCGATACCGCGCGCCAGCTGGAGCGGGAGGGTTTTGAGGTCACTTACCTGGAGCCGGAGCCCGACGGCCTGTTGGATCTCGCCAAGCTCGAGGCGGCGCTGCGCAAGGACACCATCCTCGTGTCGGTGATGCATGTGAACAACGAGATCGGTGTCATCCAGGACCTTGCCGCCATCAGCCGCATCGTAAAGCCCCGCGGCATCCTCTTTCATTCCGATGCCGCGCAAAGCGCGGGCAAGATACCGATCGACGTCTCGGCATTGGGTGTCGACCTGTTGTCGCTGAGCGCGCACAAGGTTTATGGGCCCAAGGGGATAGGGGCGCTTTATGTACGGCGCAAGCCGCGGGTGCGTCTCGAGGCGCAGATGCACGGCGGGGGTCATGAGCGCGGGATGCGTTCGGGGACGCTCGCCACCCATCAGATCGTGGGCATGGGCGAGGCCTTCCGGCTCGCGCGCGAGGAGATGGAGGCCGAGGCGACGCGCCTTAAGAGGCTGCGTACACGCCTGCTCGAGGGTCTTTCCGACATCGAGGAGGTGTATGTGAATGGTGATCTCGAGCGCCGCATCCCCGGCAATCTCAACATCAGTTTCAATTTCGTCGAGGGCGAGTCGCTGATCATGGCGTTGAAGGAACTCGCGGTTTCGTCGGGATCGGCATGCACCTCGGCAAGCCTCGAGCCCTCTTACGTGTTGCGCGCGCTGGGACGCAACGACGAACTCGCGCACAGCTCCATCCGGTTCACGATGGGGCGGTTTACGACCGAAGAGGACGTGGAGTACACGATACGGCTGTTGCACGACAAGATCGGCCGGCTACGCGAACTCTCCCCCTTGTGGGAGATGTACAAAGACGGGGTCGATCTGAATTCTGTGCAGTGGGCCGCCCATTAG
- the iscR gene encoding Fe-S cluster assembly transcriptional regulator IscR, translating to MKLTTKGRYAVTAMLDLAVHQHHDTVALADIAARQGISLSYLEQLFAKLRRKGLVASVRGPGGGYSLALPAARISVAQIVMAINENIDATRCGGEENCHGEERCLTHQLWTELSRRIYEFLDGITLATLVSEPEVQEVVMRQAKRPKAGLPINGSGNGSKYEKADLS from the coding sequence ATGAAACTGACAACCAAGGGACGCTACGCAGTCACCGCCATGCTCGATCTGGCCGTGCATCAACATCACGACACGGTGGCGTTGGCGGATATCGCGGCCCGGCAGGGGATATCCCTTTCCTATCTCGAGCAGCTGTTTGCAAAGTTGCGGCGCAAGGGGCTGGTGGCGAGCGTGCGGGGTCCGGGGGGCGGCTATAGCCTGGCGCTCCCGGCTGCGCGGATCTCGGTGGCGCAGATCGTCATGGCGATCAACGAGAATATCGATGCCACCCGCTGTGGCGGCGAGGAGAATTGCCATGGCGAGGAGCGATGCCTCACCCATCAGCTGTGGACGGAGCTCAGCCGGCGGATCTATGAGTTTTTGGACGGCATCACGCTCGCAACCTTGGTGTCGGAACCCGAGGTACAAGAGGTGGTGATGCGTCAGGCCAAACGGCCCAAGGCCGGATTGCCGATAAACGGAAGCGGGAATGGGAGCAAGTATGAGAAAGCCGATCTATCTTGA
- the cysE gene encoding serine O-acetyltransferase, with translation MEKTRADQAQPIVKGYFASIFARDPAARSWFDIATLYPGVHALALHRIAHGLWRHGWRWAAQAVARLSRFLTGIEIHPGARIGRRFFIDHGLGVVIGETAEVGDDCTLYQGVTLGGTSWQREKRHPTLGNNVVVGAGAKVLGPITVGDGARIGSNSVVVKDVPAGATVVGIPGRVVVKRGVRERSRAALAQRIGFEAYGQAAQMPDPVAQAIDRVLDHLEGVDRRIEQLCEELRQAGVPLSALLEEGTERGDGGVAGDGVTASRSDSGRTIVD, from the coding sequence ATGGAGAAGACGCGAGCCGATCAGGCACAACCGATCGTGAAGGGTTATTTTGCCAGCATCTTCGCGCGCGATCCAGCGGCGCGATCGTGGTTTGATATCGCCACGCTGTACCCGGGTGTGCATGCCCTGGCATTACACAGGATAGCCCATGGTCTGTGGCGCCACGGGTGGCGCTGGGCGGCGCAGGCCGTTGCCCGGTTGTCGCGCTTCCTGACGGGGATCGAGATCCATCCCGGGGCACGGATCGGGCGGCGGTTTTTCATAGACCACGGGCTGGGGGTGGTCATCGGTGAGACCGCCGAGGTGGGTGATGATTGCACCTTGTACCAGGGGGTCACGCTCGGCGGCACGAGCTGGCAGCGCGAGAAGCGCCATCCGACGCTTGGCAATAACGTCGTGGTCGGGGCCGGGGCTAAGGTCCTGGGACCGATCACGGTCGGCGACGGGGCGCGCATAGGGTCGAATTCGGTGGTGGTGAAGGACGTCCCGGCGGGGGCCACGGTGGTGGGTATCCCGGGCCGCGTGGTGGTCAAGCGGGGGGTACGCGAGCGGTCGCGGGCGGCCCTGGCCCAGCGTATCGGCTTCGAGGCCTATGGCCAGGCCGCACAGATGCCGGATCCGGTCGCGCAGGCCATCGATCGCGTGCTTGATCACCTGGAGGGCGTCGACCGGCGTATCGAGCAGCTATGCGAGGAGCTGCGCCAAGCCGGGGTGCCGTTGAGTGCGCTCCTCGAAGAGGGGACGGAGCGCGGCGACGGAGGTGTGGCCGGGGATGGTGTGACCGCGTCTCGATCGGATTCCGGGCGGACAATAGTTGACTAA
- a CDS encoding RNA methyltransferase — MPDIRIILVRPQHPGNIGACARAMKNMGLKNLVLVAPQHFPAEEAVARAAGADDILAAAAIVADVRAAVADCVFVAATSARTRTIALPRLDARGAAATLCTQARSGPVGLLFGAERTGLTNEEVDYAHALVQIPVDPGFASLNLAAAVQILCYEIRCTIQEPVPIPEPDHRPAPQEAFNRFLGHLEQVITDIGFLNERHPRKLMRRLTRLFRRAHPDDNELQILRGILNAVQHPYPPRPGPSDPDNT; from the coding sequence ATGCCGGATATCCGTATCATCCTGGTGCGGCCGCAGCACCCTGGCAACATCGGGGCGTGCGCGCGCGCCATGAAAAACATGGGCTTGAAAAACCTCGTGCTGGTGGCCCCGCAGCATTTCCCGGCGGAGGAGGCGGTGGCGCGCGCGGCCGGCGCCGATGATATCCTGGCGGCGGCGGCCATCGTCGCCGATGTCCGTGCCGCGGTCGCCGACTGCGTGTTCGTGGCCGCCACCAGCGCCCGCACGCGCACCATTGCCCTGCCGCGTCTCGATGCCCGGGGGGCGGCCGCGACCTTATGCACCCAGGCGCGCTCGGGTCCGGTGGGGCTGCTGTTCGGGGCCGAGCGCACGGGACTTACCAACGAGGAGGTGGACTATGCCCATGCCCTCGTGCAGATCCCCGTCGACCCGGGTTTTGCGTCGCTGAACCTGGCAGCGGCGGTGCAGATCCTCTGTTATGAGATCCGCTGTACCATCCAGGAGCCGGTGCCGATCCCCGAACCCGACCATCGGCCGGCCCCGCAAGAGGCCTTCAACCGCTTTCTCGGGCACCTGGAGCAGGTGATCACCGACATTGGCTTTCTGAATGAGCGCCATCCGCGCAAGCTCATGCGCAGACTTACCCGACTGTTCCGGCGCGCCCACCCCGACGACAATGAGCTCCAGATCCTGCGCGGCATCCTGAATGCCGTCCAGCACCCGTATCCCCCGCGCCCAGGGCCGTCCGACCCGGATAATACTTGA